In a genomic window of uncultured Sphaerochaeta sp.:
- a CDS encoding lysine exporter LysO family protein — protein MDTLWYLAKLALALLLGVAAARTLGIHRFTRVSAYAQTVLVWLLLFFMGVNTGGIEGISSQFGTIGLSALVLTLLAVAGTILVSLIFSFLLSPSSKEEGIAIAKRKEQSLLRRFYDIIKEPMLLVGIVLVGLALRLGTNLFSWFDSSLVTYLLYTLLFFVGMGMVHKKISFKGVFADRSLFLLPLYTIAGTYLGALLAPLLTPYTLSEAMGMLSGFGWYSLSGILISDLGFPVLGSISFLSNLLRESFSFFLIPLFGRLGKRFYYPAVCNAGATSMDVTLVLLSSHFGTRTMVGSIYHGVIMSLAAPLLIPFFF, from the coding sequence ATGGACACACTTTGGTATCTGGCAAAATTGGCTTTGGCGTTGCTGCTTGGCGTCGCTGCCGCCCGCACTCTCGGCATACATCGTTTCACAAGGGTTTCCGCCTATGCACAAACGGTGCTGGTCTGGTTGCTTTTGTTCTTCATGGGAGTGAACACCGGGGGGATTGAGGGGATCAGCTCGCAGTTCGGTACGATTGGGCTTTCCGCCCTGGTTTTGACCCTTCTGGCAGTTGCAGGGACCATTCTGGTCTCCCTGATTTTCTCCTTTCTGCTCTCTCCCTCGTCCAAGGAAGAAGGGATAGCCATCGCCAAGCGTAAGGAGCAGAGTCTGTTGCGCAGGTTCTATGACATCATCAAGGAACCGATGCTGCTTGTTGGCATTGTGCTTGTCGGGCTTGCTCTCCGGTTGGGTACCAACCTTTTCTCATGGTTTGACAGCTCTCTGGTCACCTATCTGCTCTACACCCTGCTGTTTTTCGTAGGGATGGGCATGGTCCACAAGAAGATCAGTTTCAAAGGGGTCTTTGCCGATCGCAGCCTCTTCCTGTTGCCCCTCTATACCATTGCCGGTACCTATCTTGGAGCTCTTTTGGCGCCTTTGCTGACTCCGTATACCCTATCAGAGGCGATGGGAATGCTCAGTGGTTTTGGGTGGTACTCCCTTTCAGGAATTTTGATCAGTGATCTGGGTTTTCCTGTGCTGGGTTCAATCTCATTTCTTTCCAACCTGCTGAGGGAGAGCTTTTCCTTCTTTCTCATTCCACTTTTCGGTCGGTTGGGAAAACGGTTCTACTATCCGGCTGTCTGCAATGCAGGGGCGACCAGTATGGATGTTACCCTTGTGCTGCTCTCCTCCCACTTCGGGACACGAACCATGGTGGGCTCCATCTACCATGGGGTGATCATGAGCCTTGCCGCCCCGCTGCTGATTCCGTTCTTTTTCTAG
- a CDS encoding SprT family zinc-dependent metalloprotease, whose translation MKTEGKVDSLSYVLQRRRNSRHITIRVLPDGSVKVSAPYGVSLASIERVIVNNKAKLISTIETQRRLLHTYQEGETFLFAGEPLVLNLIKSEKNSIAVEGNHLLVGYAGEEPQSSVVCTLIKELYRQQVKLRLGNWVPFWANRLSLHIPPYGVHDAKSRWGSCSAKGRLSFSLRSQILNDEQFSYLVLHEMAHLVHFNHSAQFHALLKEQMPSYKEIQKSVFALQKESQLCP comes from the coding sequence ATGAAAACAGAGGGTAAAGTGGACTCCTTGTCCTATGTCCTGCAGAGACGGCGCAACAGCCGCCACATCACCATCCGGGTGCTTCCTGATGGCTCGGTGAAGGTAAGCGCTCCCTATGGAGTCTCCTTGGCATCCATTGAACGGGTGATTGTCAACAACAAGGCAAAATTGATCTCCACAATCGAGACCCAACGCAGGCTGCTGCATACGTATCAGGAAGGGGAAACCTTCCTGTTTGCCGGAGAGCCTCTTGTGCTGAATCTGATCAAATCGGAGAAGAACTCCATAGCTGTTGAAGGGAACCATCTGTTGGTGGGCTATGCAGGAGAAGAACCGCAATCCTCGGTGGTATGTACCTTGATAAAGGAACTCTATCGCCAGCAGGTCAAGCTGCGACTTGGCAACTGGGTACCCTTCTGGGCAAATCGTCTTTCACTGCATATTCCTCCCTATGGAGTGCATGATGCAAAAAGTCGTTGGGGAAGTTGTTCCGCAAAGGGCAGATTAAGCTTCTCCTTGCGCTCCCAGATCCTCAACGACGAGCAATTCTCCTATCTGGTACTGCATGAGATGGCACATCTTGTACACTTCAACCACTCAGCGCAGTTCCATGCATTGCTCAAGGAGCAGATGCCTTCCTACAAGGAGATCCAGAAATCAGTCTTTGCCCTGCAAAAGGAAAGTCAGCTTTGTCCGTGA
- a CDS encoding FprA family A-type flavoprotein, producing MKPDTLADGVFRVAAKIGNRDLFEGIWPIPDGVMLNSYVVKGSEKRALIDLVKDWDGALAAVNEQLDDLAVGPGKLDYIVINHMEPDHTGAMARIVAAYPEVEILCSAKAVPLIKHFYKIEKHVRAVADGEKLDLGGKTLQFLMTPNIHWPETMMTYLEEDQILFSCDAFGSFGRYESCFDDELTEEEKMKLFSETERYYANIVSSFSSFVTRGIAKLAPLGIRMVAPSHGVVWRKEPEKIINWYGTLATYMNGPREKEVAVVWSSMYGNTEALLSSIVDGIESEGIPVHVLQVPQTHESFVLEKVWRSEGLVIGMPTYEYKMFPPMYHVLDILERSHVQGRKTLRFGSFGWSGGAQKQFDEFSTLMKLDCKGVIEYQGAPTEEDKKKAYELAKAMAKEIKG from the coding sequence ATGAAACCTGATACATTGGCAGACGGAGTATTTCGTGTTGCAGCAAAAATCGGCAACCGTGACCTGTTTGAAGGTATATGGCCCATCCCCGATGGAGTGATGTTGAACTCCTATGTGGTAAAGGGAAGTGAAAAGCGGGCCCTGATCGACTTGGTGAAGGATTGGGATGGTGCTCTGGCTGCGGTCAATGAGCAACTCGATGATCTGGCGGTGGGACCGGGAAAACTGGATTACATCGTGATCAACCACATGGAACCCGATCATACCGGTGCGATGGCTCGCATTGTTGCTGCCTACCCGGAAGTTGAGATCCTCTGCTCGGCAAAAGCAGTCCCCCTGATCAAGCACTTCTATAAGATTGAGAAGCATGTACGCGCTGTGGCTGATGGTGAGAAACTCGACCTTGGCGGAAAGACCTTGCAGTTCCTGATGACGCCGAACATCCACTGGCCCGAAACCATGATGACCTACCTTGAGGAGGACCAGATCCTCTTCAGCTGTGACGCTTTCGGTTCCTTCGGCCGCTATGAGAGCTGCTTCGATGATGAGTTGACCGAGGAAGAGAAGATGAAGCTTTTCAGTGAGACTGAGCGCTACTATGCGAACATCGTCTCCTCCTTCTCCTCGTTTGTCACGCGCGGCATAGCAAAGCTTGCTCCGCTTGGCATCAGGATGGTTGCACCAAGCCATGGCGTGGTCTGGAGGAAAGAGCCCGAGAAGATCATCAACTGGTATGGGACCCTTGCAACTTATATGAATGGACCCCGTGAGAAGGAAGTTGCGGTGGTATGGTCAAGCATGTATGGCAATACGGAAGCATTGCTTTCTTCCATTGTTGACGGGATTGAGAGTGAGGGAATTCCTGTACACGTACTGCAGGTTCCCCAGACCCATGAATCCTTTGTGCTGGAGAAAGTCTGGCGCAGCGAAGGCTTGGTGATCGGGATGCCCACCTATGAGTACAAGATGTTCCCCCCGATGTACCACGTCCTGGACATCCTTGAGAGAAGCCATGTTCAAGGAAGGAAGACCCTGCGCTTCGGTTCCTTCGGCTGGTCAGGAGGGGCACAGAAGCAGTTTGATGAGTTCTCCACCCTCATGAAGCTCGACTGCAAGGGTGTGATCGAATATCAAGGTGCTCCGACAGAGGAAGACAAGAAGAAAGCCTATGAGCTTGCCAAGGCTATGGCCAAGGAAATCAAGGGCTGA
- a CDS encoding chitobiase/beta-hexosaminidase C-terminal domain-containing protein, protein MQNGRTSKLILTFLCAMLFIACDLFYSPPGVLQSSRQAGTYLEPIAITLSSNHSKAIHYTTDGSLPTLDSPRYTTPITLTKTTQVQAIAIDSNDKVMQRKIWNYVVRGTPHFSPTLSVAEQRIYHVSDQYEYSTDDGNTWQACTGLSQSLPSLSVGNMVHVRHKVVQDDSYYLGEVFDLTGPDLVAGSCYIASANLSVPSIHEWSAQRFDADLLDGTATIAIPTITNAGNATFTGSAIIDFYASSDPFITEEDQLFLSVETFDFTLDPNQTYGASQDGSWPANAYWLWGLIMTVDGVRQLTYQVSTLEGFQYIGYHLRTEKSELLKQNNWTTSQHVDSIFFSESEADTTDGAFKMVNSWGVGGRWEHIPDGAYYLPFDAAVALKMHIYYSLNTVETVYEPFLLASFDLSHPNRETCLVSIGVGDPEHPLMEKRLQSISDINNVGLVRAGGPNPYPDTTMVMDISEFAPYIATNDIFIRIDNRDEGEKATLSSFLVELYDDYSIDPADAAQILDFPLEGSSPTVAARENRTFLISTSRDLEQDSLPLLHTQSRSMTQPLPIQRPLSEEEIQAILALQAPASRSSRSQDDFASKGLVPPTEVELRSMRTLDVGTRWYPGDLPLEVDWSQSPYFPPIGNQGVKGSCSAFTSAYYIHTFSEAREHGWDLSGAEWEGTGSGYPSVEYQDRIMSPDFSYHLTSQAPGSSIAALQSVLDRIGSSTWKTTGYDVVNDEDPSSDYEYPWPTEEAFREAAQYRSRRSDGNYFDENSVGLIVLDDPAKLDIVQQLLASGYCLATSIHAQSFYASEHQWMNEQDVVDLSDADETDIVYSSRNPNHAQTIVGYKSGLAWSP, encoded by the coding sequence ATGCAAAACGGTCGGACGTCAAAACTCATCCTCACCTTTCTCTGTGCAATGCTTTTCATTGCCTGTGATTTGTTCTATTCCCCGCCCGGCGTGCTGCAAAGCTCCCGGCAAGCGGGCACCTACCTTGAGCCAATTGCGATTACCCTCTCGAGCAACCATTCCAAGGCAATCCATTACACGACTGACGGGTCACTGCCTACGTTGGACAGCCCCCGCTACACAACTCCCATCACCCTCACCAAGACAACACAGGTGCAAGCCATTGCAATAGACAGCAATGATAAGGTGATGCAACGAAAAATCTGGAACTACGTCGTGCGAGGGACTCCTCACTTCTCCCCAACCCTTTCAGTGGCCGAACAAAGGATCTACCATGTCTCGGACCAGTATGAGTACAGCACAGACGACGGGAACACCTGGCAAGCTTGTACAGGACTCTCCCAATCCCTCCCTTCGCTTTCAGTAGGCAATATGGTTCATGTCAGACACAAGGTGGTGCAGGACGACAGCTACTACCTTGGGGAAGTGTTCGACTTAACTGGTCCTGATCTGGTAGCTGGAAGCTGCTATATTGCTTCTGCAAACCTGAGTGTGCCTTCAATACATGAATGGAGTGCTCAGCGTTTTGACGCTGATCTTTTGGACGGCACCGCCACCATAGCCATTCCCACCATAACCAATGCCGGCAATGCTACTTTCACCGGTTCGGCCATCATCGACTTTTATGCATCCTCAGACCCTTTCATCACCGAAGAGGACCAACTCTTCCTTTCGGTAGAGACCTTTGATTTCACGCTGGATCCCAACCAAACATACGGAGCCTCCCAAGATGGCTCATGGCCGGCCAATGCATATTGGCTTTGGGGTCTTATCATGACAGTGGATGGGGTTCGTCAGTTAACGTATCAAGTCAGTACTTTGGAAGGGTTTCAGTATATAGGGTACCATCTCAGAACAGAGAAGTCGGAACTGCTAAAGCAGAACAACTGGACTACGTCGCAACATGTTGACTCGATCTTCTTTTCGGAAAGCGAGGCTGACACGACGGATGGTGCTTTCAAGATGGTGAACTCCTGGGGCGTCGGAGGAAGATGGGAACATATTCCAGATGGTGCGTACTACCTTCCCTTTGATGCTGCCGTTGCCTTGAAGATGCACATCTACTACTCATTGAACACAGTCGAAACGGTATATGAGCCCTTCCTGCTTGCTTCCTTTGACTTGTCTCACCCAAACAGGGAGACTTGCCTGGTCAGTATCGGAGTGGGGGATCCAGAGCATCCCCTCATGGAAAAACGGTTGCAGTCGATTTCTGACATAAATAATGTAGGCCTTGTACGAGCCGGAGGACCCAATCCCTATCCTGATACTACGATGGTCATGGATATCAGCGAGTTCGCCCCCTATATCGCCACCAACGACATCTTCATCAGAATTGACAACCGAGACGAGGGAGAAAAGGCAACCCTTTCTTCCTTCTTGGTGGAGCTGTACGACGACTATTCTATTGATCCTGCAGATGCAGCACAAATCCTTGATTTTCCTCTAGAAGGCTCTTCTCCTACAGTGGCAGCAAGAGAGAACAGAACTTTCCTGATCAGCACAAGCAGGGATTTGGAGCAAGACAGTCTTCCCCTGCTTCACACACAGAGCCGAAGCATGACTCAGCCGCTTCCCATCCAGCGTCCGCTCAGTGAGGAGGAGATTCAAGCAATTCTTGCCTTGCAGGCTCCTGCAAGCAGAAGCAGCAGAAGCCAAGATGACTTTGCATCCAAAGGTTTGGTTCCTCCTACTGAGGTTGAGCTGAGGAGCATGAGAACCTTGGATGTGGGTACCCGCTGGTATCCAGGTGATCTTCCCTTGGAAGTTGACTGGAGCCAGAGTCCCTACTTCCCCCCGATAGGGAACCAGGGAGTGAAAGGAAGTTGTTCGGCCTTCACGAGTGCTTACTACATCCACACCTTCAGTGAGGCGCGTGAGCATGGATGGGATCTCAGTGGTGCAGAGTGGGAAGGCACTGGATCAGGCTATCCCTCAGTTGAGTATCAGGATAGGATCATGAGTCCGGATTTCAGCTACCATCTTACCAGCCAAGCTCCAGGGTCATCGATAGCTGCTCTTCAATCCGTATTGGACCGCATAGGGTCGAGTACCTGGAAAACCACTGGGTATGATGTGGTTAATGATGAGGATCCCTCGTCCGACTATGAGTATCCCTGGCCAACAGAAGAAGCTTTTCGGGAAGCAGCCCAGTATCGTAGCAGAAGAAGTGATGGGAACTACTTTGATGAGAACTCGGTGGGTCTCATTGTCCTCGATGACCCAGCAAAGTTAGACATCGTACAACAGCTGCTTGCCAGTGGGTATTGTCTGGCCACCAGCATTCACGCACAAAGCTTTTATGCTAGTGAACATCAGTGGATGAATGAGCAGGATGTGGTTGATCTCTCTGATGCAGATGAAACTGATATTGTGTATTCCAGTCGTAACCCAAACCATGCCCAGACCATAGTCGGCTACAAGTCAGGATTGGCTTGGTCTCCGTAA
- a CDS encoding gamma-glutamyl-gamma-aminobutyrate hydrolase family protein (Members of this family of hydrolases with an active site Cys residue belong to MEROPS family C26.), with amino-acid sequence MRRPVIGIAGTYEQAPASSAFPTLRRIFTNEGYTTCLQQAGALVILLSPTTTNLEQLIQLCDGVLFAGGADIDPSFYKQERTPLCGPSDLDADAFHLALYHQGRQAQKPILGICRGMQLINVAEGGTLHQDYKEREGWAVHHPDLEHWNRVSHQVTIERDSVLFSLLKKPELGVNSLHHQLVHTPSDALNVTALASDGSIEAFEAIDGPWCVGVQWHPETLGEAMAPLFEAFVREASLRRPSQS; translated from the coding sequence ATGAGAAGGCCGGTCATCGGCATTGCCGGAACCTATGAACAGGCTCCGGCAAGCTCCGCCTTCCCCACCCTCAGAAGGATCTTCACCAACGAGGGCTACACCACCTGTCTCCAACAGGCGGGTGCTCTGGTCATTCTGCTTTCCCCCACCACTACAAATCTTGAGCAGCTGATCCAACTCTGTGACGGCGTGCTCTTTGCAGGAGGTGCAGATATCGACCCTTCGTTCTACAAGCAAGAGAGGACCCCTCTCTGCGGACCTTCCGACCTCGATGCCGATGCATTTCACCTTGCGCTCTATCACCAAGGGCGACAAGCGCAAAAGCCCATACTGGGAATTTGCCGTGGCATGCAACTGATCAATGTGGCCGAGGGAGGAACCCTTCACCAAGACTACAAGGAGCGGGAGGGATGGGCTGTTCACCACCCCGATCTGGAGCACTGGAACAGGGTCAGCCATCAGGTGACAATAGAGCGAGACAGCGTACTTTTCTCTCTTCTCAAGAAACCAGAGCTAGGAGTAAACAGCCTGCATCATCAGCTGGTACACACTCCTTCCGATGCCCTGAACGTCACAGCTCTTGCTTCAGATGGTTCCATTGAGGCGTTTGAGGCTATCGATGGCCCTTGGTGCGTCGGAGTGCAATGGCACCCGGAAACCCTGGGAGAAGCTATGGCTCCTCTCTTTGAGGCCTTTGTCAGAGAGGCTTCCTTACGGAGACCAAGCCAATCCTGA